A genome region from Thermococcus gorgonarius includes the following:
- the gatD gene encoding Glu-tRNA(Gln) amidotransferase subunit GatD, which yields MSRKIEEFMKKHGLEVGDLIRVIKRDGDELLTFEGLVMPPYELSPGETLTIKLDNGYNIGILIDAIERVEVLENAAEKPKMTFQEVLPRKEGLPNVTILGTGGTIASRIDYKTGAVHPAFTAEELAKAVPEIFEMANVTPKLIMNILSEDMKPEYWKRIAHEVAKALNSGEDGVIIAHGTDTMGYTASALSFMLRNLTKPVVLVGAQRSSDRPSSDSAMNLTCAVKMATSDVAEVMVVMHGETSDTYCLAHRGTKVRKMHTSRRDAFRSINDIPIAKVWKDRIELLRDDYRRRSEGEVEVDDRIEEKVAILKIYPGISGEILDFLVDKGYRGVVIEGTGLGHVPQDFIPHVERAVEEGVAVCVTSQCLYGRVNLNVYSNGRKLLKAGAIPCEDMLPETAYVKLMWVLGHTDDLEEVRKMMLTNYAGEITPYTRFDTFLR from the coding sequence ATGAGTAGGAAAATCGAGGAGTTCATGAAAAAGCACGGTCTTGAGGTTGGAGACCTAATCAGGGTTATCAAGAGAGATGGAGACGAGCTTTTGACCTTTGAGGGCCTTGTAATGCCGCCCTACGAGCTCTCGCCGGGCGAAACGCTGACCATAAAGCTCGACAACGGCTACAACATCGGAATCCTTATAGATGCAATCGAGAGGGTCGAAGTTCTTGAGAATGCCGCTGAAAAGCCGAAGATGACTTTCCAGGAAGTCCTCCCGAGGAAGGAGGGCCTCCCGAACGTTACCATTCTTGGAACCGGTGGAACGATAGCGAGCAGGATAGACTACAAGACTGGGGCAGTTCACCCGGCCTTCACGGCCGAAGAGCTCGCCAAGGCCGTCCCGGAGATATTTGAGATGGCCAACGTGACGCCAAAGCTCATCATGAACATCCTCAGCGAGGACATGAAGCCCGAATACTGGAAGAGGATAGCCCACGAGGTGGCAAAGGCCCTCAACTCCGGCGAGGATGGTGTTATCATCGCACACGGAACGGATACAATGGGCTACACCGCCTCGGCCCTGAGCTTCATGCTCAGGAACCTTACCAAGCCCGTCGTTTTGGTCGGCGCCCAGAGGAGCTCAGACAGGCCGAGCAGTGATTCTGCCATGAACCTCACCTGCGCCGTCAAAATGGCCACCAGCGACGTTGCGGAAGTGATGGTGGTTATGCACGGAGAAACGAGCGACACCTACTGTTTAGCGCACCGCGGGACCAAGGTCAGGAAGATGCACACGAGCAGGAGAGATGCCTTCAGGAGCATAAACGACATCCCGATAGCCAAGGTCTGGAAGGACAGAATAGAGCTCCTCAGGGACGACTACAGGAGGAGAAGTGAAGGCGAGGTAGAGGTTGATGACAGGATAGAGGAGAAGGTCGCAATACTCAAGATTTACCCGGGAATAAGCGGCGAGATACTCGACTTCCTGGTCGACAAGGGCTACAGGGGGGTAGTCATAGAGGGAACTGGCCTCGGCCACGTTCCTCAGGATTTCATACCGCACGTGGAGAGGGCCGTTGAAGAGGGAGTCGCCGTATGTGTCACCAGCCAGTGCCTCTACGGGAGGGTGAACCTCAACGTCTACTCCAACGGCAGGAAGCTCCTCAAGGCCGGAGCGATACCCTGTGAGGACATGCTTCCGGAAACTGCCTACGTCAAGCTGATGTGGGTTCTCGGCCACACGGACGACCTCGAAGAGGTCAGGAAGATGATGCTGACCAACTACGCCGGCGAGATAACACCCTACACGAGGTTTGACACCTTCCTGAGGTGA
- the gatE gene encoding Glu-tRNA(Gln) amidotransferase subunit GatE, with amino-acid sequence MTEKFDYEKLGLKVGLEIHRQLDTKKLFSPVPSELTERVDFTFERRLRPTMSEMGEIDPAALEEFKKGRKYIYEGNYELTDLVYMDEEPPRGPDREALEVSLQIAYLLNAKPVDEVHFMRKIVIDGSNVSGFQRTAIVAMNGKVETPWGSVGIPTVCLEEDACRIVERKDKEVIYRVDRLGIPLVEISTTPDIHHPEQAKVVAKYIGDALRATRKVKRGLGTIRQDLNVSIKGGARIEIKGVQELDMIPLIIEREVERQVNLLKIRDELKERGVKPEDIKEEFYDVTEVFQNTESKIIARAIKNGGKVLAVKLPGFRGLIGREIQPGRRLGTEMADRAKKYVKGIFHIDELPNYGITEREVNAVIEKLGLGEKDAFVLVAAEEETAKKALIEVVKRAREAIEGVPEETRRALPDGNTQYMRPLPGKARMYPETDIPPIFLPEEYKERIKANLPELPQERVERFIGEYKIDRSLAETLVNDERDELFEELVKKGLKPSLVASILVVVLKGLKKEVPIENITEEHIKEAFELYLNGKIAKEAFEEIFKELAKNPEKTAQQVAEEKGLTLLSEEEVEKIIDEVIQQNIDVIKAKGMGAMGMIMGRAMAKLRGRADGKLVSSLVRKKIQELSS; translated from the coding sequence ATGACCGAAAAGTTCGATTACGAAAAGCTCGGCCTCAAGGTCGGCCTTGAGATTCACAGGCAGCTCGACACGAAAAAGCTGTTCTCACCCGTCCCGAGCGAGCTAACCGAGAGGGTTGACTTCACATTTGAGAGGCGCCTAAGGCCGACGATGAGCGAGATGGGAGAGATTGACCCTGCCGCTCTGGAGGAGTTCAAGAAGGGAAGGAAGTACATCTACGAGGGCAACTACGAGCTGACGGATCTGGTTTACATGGACGAGGAACCGCCAAGGGGGCCCGATAGGGAAGCCCTTGAGGTTTCCCTCCAGATAGCCTATCTCCTCAACGCGAAGCCCGTGGATGAAGTCCACTTCATGCGCAAAATCGTCATAGACGGCTCCAACGTTTCCGGTTTCCAGAGGACCGCCATAGTGGCCATGAACGGAAAGGTAGAAACTCCCTGGGGAAGCGTCGGCATTCCTACGGTGTGCCTTGAGGAAGATGCTTGCCGTATTGTTGAGAGGAAGGACAAGGAGGTAATCTACCGCGTTGACCGCCTCGGAATCCCGCTCGTTGAGATAAGCACTACTCCTGACATACACCATCCCGAGCAGGCCAAGGTCGTTGCCAAGTACATAGGCGACGCCCTGAGGGCAACGAGGAAAGTCAAGCGCGGGCTGGGAACCATAAGGCAGGACTTAAACGTCTCAATCAAGGGCGGTGCAAGGATAGAGATTAAGGGCGTCCAGGAGCTCGACATGATTCCCCTCATCATCGAGAGGGAAGTGGAGAGGCAGGTGAACCTCCTCAAAATCCGCGACGAGCTGAAGGAGAGGGGTGTTAAACCCGAGGACATCAAGGAGGAGTTCTACGACGTTACCGAGGTCTTCCAGAACACGGAGTCCAAGATAATAGCGAGGGCAATAAAGAATGGCGGTAAGGTTCTCGCCGTCAAGCTCCCTGGCTTTAGAGGTCTCATAGGCAGGGAAATCCAGCCGGGCAGGCGCTTGGGAACGGAGATGGCCGACAGGGCCAAGAAGTACGTAAAGGGAATCTTCCACATCGATGAATTACCGAACTATGGAATTACAGAAAGAGAGGTTAATGCAGTTATAGAAAAGCTCGGCCTCGGCGAAAAAGACGCCTTCGTCCTCGTAGCGGCAGAGGAGGAGACCGCCAAGAAGGCCTTAATTGAGGTCGTTAAGAGGGCTAGGGAGGCCATAGAGGGCGTTCCAGAGGAGACGAGAAGGGCCCTGCCAGATGGAAACACCCAGTACATGCGCCCGCTCCCGGGCAAGGCGAGGATGTATCCGGAGACCGACATTCCGCCCATCTTCCTGCCTGAGGAATACAAAGAGAGGATAAAGGCGAACCTGCCCGAGCTTCCGCAGGAGAGGGTCGAGCGCTTTATCGGGGAGTACAAGATAGACAGAAGCCTCGCCGAAACTTTGGTTAACGACGAGCGCGACGAGCTCTTCGAGGAGCTGGTAAAGAAGGGCCTCAAGCCCTCGCTGGTGGCTTCTATCCTTGTAGTCGTCCTCAAGGGCCTCAAGAAGGAGGTTCCGATAGAAAACATTACAGAGGAGCACATCAAAGAAGCTTTTGAGCTCTACCTCAACGGCAAGATCGCCAAGGAGGCCTTCGAGGAGATATTCAAAGAGCTGGCAAAGAACCCAGAGAAAACCGCCCAGCAGGTCGCAGAGGAGAAGGGATTAACCCTTCTCAGCGAAGAAGAGGTCGAGAAAATCATCGACGAGGTAATCCAGCAGAACATCGACGTCATCAAGGCCAAGGGAATGGGTGCGATGGGCATGATAATGGGTCGTGCTATGGCGAAGCTCCGCGGAAGGGCCGACGGAAAGCTCGTCAGCTCACTCGTCAGGAAGAAGATTCAGGAGCTGAGTAGCTGA